A section of the Mastomys coucha isolate ucsf_1 unplaced genomic scaffold, UCSF_Mcou_1 pScaffold15, whole genome shotgun sequence genome encodes:
- the LOC116091474 gene encoding beta-1,3-galactosyl-O-glycosyl-glycoprotein beta-1,6-N-acetylglucosaminyltransferase 7: MSQLRTTKAGLVACGMICAFVFLYLRNPDPEEAEAEPTHPAVVECGFYPDELCSALFDGKKAAPQIAQFCKPPQNSEVPAHLRSLGNCSRMAQGLHFITRPLSAEEGNFSLAYVIHAPKELAMFVRLLRAIYAPQNVYCVHIDEKAPKKFKSAMQTFVDCFGNVFLLSKTQKVAHDNLRRLQAEIDCMRDLVHSPFQWHYVMNLCGQEFPIKTNQEIIRYIRTRWKGKNITPGVIPPPNTRPKTGQSSPEPSPNENSYTPPNTMFKQKAPHNLTIYSGSAHYALTRKFVGFILTDPRAKDMLQWSKDIHSPEQHYWVTLNQLKDAPGATPDAGWEGHIRATKRRTEAGDGHKGCTGHDAQDTCVYGLGDLPWLIQLPAFFATLEPSADPLVVVCLERRHRLKALQQAEVPPEPHWQFPQESHFNSQPHH; this comes from the exons ATGAGCCAGCTCCGGACCACAAAGGCTGGGCTGGTGGCGTGCGGCATGATCTGTGCCTTCGTCTTTCTTTACTTGAGAAACCCAGATCCTGAGGAGGCCGAGGCTGAGCCCACTCACCCAGCTGTGGTGGAATGTGGCTTTTATCCAGATGAATTGTGCTCAGCTTTATTTGACGGGAAAAAGGCAGCCCCCCAAATTGCACAATTCTGCAAACCCCCTCAGAACTCTGAAGTACCTGCTCATTTGCGCTCACTTGGAAACTGCTCCAGGATGGCCCAGGGGCTGCATTTCATAACCAGACCCCTGTCTGCAGAAGAGGGGAACTTCTCTTTGGCCTATGTTATACATGCTCCTAAGGAGCTAGCCATGTTTGTGCGGCTTCTCAGAGCAATCTACGCACCTCAGAATGTGTACTGTGTCCACATTGATGAAAAGGCCCCAAAGAAGTTTAAGAGTGCCATGCAAACCTTCGTGGACTGTTTTggaaatgtctttcttttatcAAAGACACAGAAGGTGGCTCATGACAACCTCAGGAGGCTTCAGGCAGAGATTGACTGCATGAGGGACCTGGTCCATTCCCCATTTCAATGGCACTATGTCATGAATCTTTGTGGACAGGAATTCCCTATCAAAACCAACCAAGAAATCATCCGCTACATCAGAACCAGGTGGAAGGGTAAAAACATCACTCCTGGGGTGATCCCACCACCAAACACCAGACCCAAGACAGGTCAAAGCTCTCCAGAGCCCAGCCCCAATGAAAACAGCTACACACCTCCAAATACAATGTTCAAACAAAAAGCACCCCATAATCTAACAATTTACTCTGGGAGTGCCCACTACGCACTTACGAGAAAGTTTGTAGGGTTCATCCTAACTGATCCCCGTGCAAAAGACATGCTGCAGTGGTCCAAAGACATCCACAGTCCCGAGCAGCATTACTGGGTGACCCTGAACCAACTGAAAG ATGCTCCAGGTGCCACACCAGATGCTGGATGGGAAGGACACATTCGAGCCACGAAGAggagaacagaggcaggagatgGTCATAAGGGGTGCACAG GCCATGATGCCCAAGACACCTGTGTGTACGGCCTGGGAGACCTGCCTTGGCTCATCCAGTTGCCAGCTTTCTTTGCCACGCTGGAGCCCTCTGCAGACCCACTGGTGGTGGTATGCCTAGAGAGGCGGCACCGACTCAAAGCCCTCCAGCAGGCTGAGGTCCCCCCAGAGCCACACTGGCAATTTCCCCAAGAAAGCCACTTCAACAGCCAACCTCATCACTGA